Within Pseudomonas sp. LBUM920, the genomic segment TGGAAGAGCCTGCAGAGCCGGGCGAGATCACCGTACCTGCGCGCAAGCTGATGGACATCTGCAAAAGCTTGCCAAACGAAGCGCTGATCGACATCAAGGTCGATGAGCAGAAGTTGGTGGTCAAGGCTGGCCGCAGTCGCTTTACGCTGTCCACCTTGCCAGCCAATGACTTCCCGACCGTCGAAGAAGGTCCGGGCTCGCTGACTTGCAGCCTGGAACAAAGCAAACTGCGCCGTTTGATCGAGCGCACCAGCTTCGCCATGGCCCAGCAGGACGTGCGCTACTACCTCAACGGTATGTTGCTGGAAGTCTCTGAAGGCATCATCCGCGCCGTGGCCACCGACGGTCACCGTCTGGCGATGTGCTCGATGCGCGCTGATATTGGTCAGCCAGATCGCCACCAAGTTATTGTCCCGCGTAAAGGTATCCTCGAGTTGGCGCGTCTGCTCACCGAGCCGGACGGCAACGTCAGCATCGTTCTGGGCCAGCACCATATTCGCGCCACTACCAGCGAATTCACCTTCACCTCCAAGTTGGTCGACGGCAAGTTCCCGGATTACGAGCGCGTGCTGCCTAAAGGTGGCGACAAGCTGGTGATCGGCGATCGTCAGGCCTTGCGCGAAGCGTTCAGCCGTACCGCGATTCTGTCGAACGAAAAGTACCGCGGTATCCGTCTGCAACTGGCCAACGGTCAGCTGAAAATTCAGGCGAATAACCCCGAACAGGAAGAAGCGGAAGAAGAAGTAGGCGTTGATTACAACGGCGGCTCGCTGGAGATCGGCTTCAACGTGAGCTATTTGTTGGACGTGCTGGGCGTGATGACCACCGAACAGGTTCGCCTGATTCTGTCCGACTCCAACAGCAGCGCCCTGGTGCAAGAATCTGATAACGACGACTCGGCTTACGTAGTTATGCCGATGCGCCTGTAATCATGCTCAGCAGAAGCTAGATGTCCCTTAGTCGCGTCTCGGTCACCGCGGTGCGCAATCTGCACCCGGTGACCTTCTCCCCCTCCCCCCGCATCAATATCCTCCACGGCGCCAACGGCAGTGGCAAAACCAGCGTGCTGGAAGCCATTCATTTGCTGGGGCTCGCCCGTTCTTTTCGCAGTGCACGCCTTTTGCCGGTAATTCAATACGAGCAGTTGGCATGCACGGTATTCGGCCAAGTTGAATTGGCTGAAGGCGGACACAGTAGCCTGGGCATATCCCGTGATCGCGGCGGGGAATTTCAAATTCGCATTGATGGGCAAAATGCGCGCAGCGCGGCGCAGTTGGCGGAAATCCTGCCTTTGCAGCTGATCAACCCCGACAGCTTCCGCCTGCTGGAAGGTGCACCGAAGATCCGCAGGCAGTTCCTCGATTGGGGAGTGTTCCACG encodes:
- the dnaN gene encoding DNA polymerase III subunit beta, translated to MHFTIQREALLKPLQLVAGVVERRQTLPVLSNVLLVVEGQQLSLTGTDLEVELVGRVQLEEPAEPGEITVPARKLMDICKSLPNEALIDIKVDEQKLVVKAGRSRFTLSTLPANDFPTVEEGPGSLTCSLEQSKLRRLIERTSFAMAQQDVRYYLNGMLLEVSEGIIRAVATDGHRLAMCSMRADIGQPDRHQVIVPRKGILELARLLTEPDGNVSIVLGQHHIRATTSEFTFTSKLVDGKFPDYERVLPKGGDKLVIGDRQALREAFSRTAILSNEKYRGIRLQLANGQLKIQANNPEQEEAEEEVGVDYNGGSLEIGFNVSYLLDVLGVMTTEQVRLILSDSNSSALVQESDNDDSAYVVMPMRL